ATATAAAGCAAAATTTAATTTTTATAAAAATGATGAAAAATGATATTTGCTCAGAAATCTATTTGAGCTCTTTTATACCATATTTCATGATTCCAACAATTTTTAACAGACCCTAAACTATTTTGACTGCTAGTTATATCAGCAATCACCCATTTACCATTAACATAAACTTCAGCCCAAGTATGACCTATATGTCCACTAGATTTGAAAGTAGCCATACCATTTACATAACGAGCAGGAATACCAGAAGCTCTTAAAAGCCCAATCAACAAATGAGTTTGATCAACACAATTACCCAATCTACTAGATAAAGTATTAACTGCACCTTTAAGAGTCTCAGTATAAGATTGATATTTAATATTATCCCTTACCCAGTTAAAAATAGCAGTAGCTTTTTGCAATTCATTAGTGCAACCTTTTGTAATTTCCTTAGCTTTAGCCTGAATTCTAGCATCATTCACCTGACAATTCTTAGTAGGTTTCAAATACTCATCTAAACCAATAGGAGGATTAGTATTTCCACCAGTTCCACCATTAATTTTACTAGAGCTATCTACGGTCACATCAACATAATTTGGAATTGCTTTATTATTATGTATATAAGACCCTATTCGTGCAAAAACATAAATCACCGATTGATATTGTAAATTACCAAGACTAGAATTAATATAGTTAGGAGTTTTTTTATTTGTTTTATAATAGTTTGCTGTGGATTTAGCTAAATTAAAAAATTCAGCTTTATAAATTTTTCCAAGTTTATTATTTCCTGAAGAATTAGAAGGAGCATTAGTTTTTAAAACAGCTATATTAGAATTTACACCTGAATTTTTATTAACAAGTGCTTTTGATAATAGATATAAGAAATCATTAGCAGAATAAGTATCAGAACCTACTTTAACTTTTGAGGGTATTGCATTATTAGTTTCAATGTAATTTTTAACCCTATTTGAGGCTTCAAAAATATTAGTCATAGAAACAGATTTAGTTGGATTAACAACTTGAGAACCAGAACCAGAAGAACCAGAAGAACTAT
This genomic interval from Methanobrevibacter arboriphilus JCM 13429 = DSM 1125 contains the following:
- a CDS encoding transglutaminase domain-containing protein, encoding MVKYKKKIIIFVLLAIFVIGISLTSVSAAESSDGNTKAKKVSQSDVLKASKNIKTYTDKNKKLPNYVTIKNQKYSMEEYMHLSSLTIHYKYKQKKNTVTVKPGVKSPNSPSGSKINGKLTKKQFSTYNVNAYKYIKNYNRAPNFISTKLGKMKFQTFIYANSRILAWSADNGGKLPNTLTLSISATHPINKYFPKYSSSSDSSSGSSGSGSQVVNPTKSVSMTNIFEASNRVKNYIETNNAIPSKVKVGSDTYSANDFLYLLSKALVNKNSGVNSNIAVLKTNAPSNSSGNNKLGKIYKAEFFNLAKSTANYYKTNKKTPNYINSSLGNLQYQSVIYVFARIGSYIHNNKAIPNYVDVTVDSSSKINGGTGGNTNPPIGLDEYLKPTKNCQVNDARIQAKAKEITKGCTNELQKATAIFNWVRDNIKYQSYTETLKGAVNTLSSRLGNCVDQTHLLIGLLRASGIPARYVNGMATFKSSGHIGHTWAEVYVNGKWVIADITSSQNSLGSVKNCWNHEIWYKRAQIDF